TCTCGATACGCATCGCGTGCTCTACGCGCATAACGAGCAGACGCTTATGGTGCCGGCTTCGACGACGAAGCTTTTGACCGAGGGGACGAGCCTCGCGCTGCTCGGACCAAACTTCCGCTACACGACGCCGGTCTATCGCACGGGCCCGGTGGACACGGGCGGCGTACTTCACGGCGACTTGGTTCTGGTTGCCAGCGGCGATCCAAATCTGTCGCAACGAATTCAGCCCAATGGGACGCTCGCGTTCGAAAATGAAGATCACGCGTACGACGGATCGCCGGGAACCAAGGCGGTGCCGGGCGATCCGCTCGCAGTCTTGCGTGAGCTGGCGATTCAGGTCGTAAAATCCGGAATCAAATCGATCGACGGGCGAGTGCTCGTCGACGCATCGCTCTTTCCAGATCAGGGGCCCGAAGGCGGGACGGGGTGCATCGTCTCGCCGATCGTTGTGAACGACAACGTCGTCGACGTCATCGTGACGCCCGGGAAGAACCCCGGCGATCCGGTCGCCATCGCCGTGTCGCCGCAAACCGCGTACGTGACCTTCGTTAATAAAGCGATCACGGCGGGGTCGAAGGCCGACGCGACCATCGACATGAGCGACGACGTTACCGGTGCCGACGGCCGGCACACCGTTACGATCAAGGGCGTACAGCCTGCCGGTCCGAGCATTCTCTACGCGTACCGCGTGCCCGAGCCAAAGCGGTTTGCGCAGGATGCCTTTGCGAAAGCCTTGCAGGATGCAGGCGTATCGATGCAGCCGGAATCACCGGCTACCGCGACGGCCGAAGCCTCTCCGCTGCCGTACGGGACCCAGACCCTCGTCGCGCAGCACGTCTCGCCGCCGCTTTCCGAAGATACCTACATCACGCTCAAGGTGAGTGACAATCTGCACGCCGCGCTCCTACCCTTTATGTGGGCGGTGTATCTCGCGCACGCCAAGAGCGATTATCTGCGCGCCGGTTTCGCCCGCGAACGCTCGATGCTTCGCGGCGCCGGACTCGATCTGGGAAGCGCTGCGCAGCAAGACGGTGAAGGCGCGTTCGCGTACTTTACATCGGATTTCATGGTGCACTATCTCGCGTGGGCGCACAAGCAATCGTGGTATCCGATGCTCTACCGCGGCTTGCCGATCATGGGCGTCGACG
The sequence above is drawn from the Candidatus Baltobacteraceae bacterium genome and encodes:
- the dacB gene encoding D-alanyl-D-alanine carboxypeptidase/D-alanyl-D-alanine-endopeptidase, with amino-acid sequence MIIAAAALAAAVQAAFHTPRLRHSIVAAEVYDLDTHRVLYAHNEQTLMVPASTTKLLTEGTSLALLGPNFRYTTPVYRTGPVDTGGVLHGDLVLVASGDPNLSQRIQPNGTLAFENEDHAYDGSPGTKAVPGDPLAVLRELAIQVVKSGIKSIDGRVLVDASLFPDQGPEGGTGCIVSPIVVNDNVVDVIVTPGKNPGDPVAIAVSPQTAYVTFVNKAITAGSKADATIDMSDDVTGADGRHTVTIKGVQPAGPSILYAYRVPEPKRFAQDAFAKALQDAGVSMQPESPATATAEASPLPYGTQTLVAQHVSPPLSEDTYITLKVSDNLHAALLPFMWAVYLAHAKSDYLRAGFARERSMLRGAGLDLGSAAQQDGEGAFAYFTSDFMVHYLAWAHKQSWYPMLYRGLPIMGVDGTLVDIQKHSPARGKVHAKTGTNGGTDWLNDGSVVEKGLAGYMTTRNGHHVAFAFYLSAMLGPHDEETTAVAGQILGAMASATYTSL